A single region of the Portunus trituberculatus isolate SZX2019 chromosome 29, ASM1759143v1, whole genome shotgun sequence genome encodes:
- the LOC123510603 gene encoding putative nuclease HARBI1, producing the protein MAAQQPVRRNCQFSGSSWGYRWHPHTDYCSKREYEQEYVNRKKYHSINIQLVFDAQYRILDVVAQWPGSVHDSRIWNECGLKADFERGTIPGGCHLIGDSGYPCQPWLLTPILQPRDAAEEAYNRAHKRTRCIVERGIGQLKRRFHVLHGEIRVDPIKTSKIVMVCAALHNLCKEMNLQLPDDEHDEYEDQPLEANPVQPLQLGHLQNGVLVRDHFINLHFRHEQ; encoded by the exons ATGGCGGCGCAACAACCAGTGAGA AGAAATTGCCAATTTTCCGGGAGTAGTTGGGGCTATAGATGGCACCCACATACGGATTATTGCTCCAAGAGAGAGTATGAACAAGAATAtgtgaacagaaaaaaatatcacagcATCAACATACAGCTCGTGTTTGACGCCCAGTATCGAATATTGGATGTGGTGGCACAGTGGCCTGGGTCGGTCCATGACTCCAGGATTTGGAATGAGTGCGGCCTCAAAGCAGACTTTGAAAGGGGTACCATACCAGGTGGCTGTCATCTTATAGGTGATAGTGGCTACCCATGTCAACCGTGGCTGCTGACCCCAATCCTGCAGCCAAGGGATGCAGCAGAGGAAGCTTACAACAG AGCACACAAACGAACAAGATGCATAGTAGAGAGAGGGATCGGCCAACTGAAGAGGAGGTTTCATGTTCTACATGGTGAAATCAGAGTGGATCCtataaaaacaagcaaaattGTGATGGTATGTGCAGCACTACACAACTTGTGTAAAGAGATGAACCTACAACTGCCAGATGATGAACATGATGAGTATGAAGATCAGCCTTTAGAAGCCAACCCCGTACAGCCTCTTCAGCTTGGCCATCTCCAAAACGGTGTCTTAGTTAGAGATCATTTTATCAACCTTCACTTCCG GCATGAACAGTGA